In Longimicrobium sp., a single window of DNA contains:
- a CDS encoding NifU family protein — MVEQIEDTLDTIRPALRGDGGDVEFVGYDDAEGVVQLRLMGACSSCPISTMTVKQGIERRIKQVIPEVREVQAV, encoded by the coding sequence TGGACACCATCCGCCCCGCCCTTCGCGGCGACGGCGGGGACGTGGAGTTCGTCGGATACGACGACGCGGAGGGCGTGGTGCAGCTTCGCCTGATGGGCGCGTGCAGCTCGTGCCCCATCTCGACTATGACGGTGAAGCAGGGAATCGAGCGGCGGATCAAGCAGGTGATTCCGGAAGTCCGCGAAGTCCAGGCGGTCTGA